The Streptomyces achromogenes genome window below encodes:
- a CDS encoding carboxylesterase/lipase family protein — MAADRTNAAGEAGTGPDPARAADPDARPLVSTPYGVVRGRYEHAVAVFRGIPFAAPPFGVRRFRPPAPPDPWNGVRDAGSFGPTPPKPPYSDAFARYLSDPVVPGDDCLNLNVWTPEPGPGARLPVVVWLHGGALTRGSSATPVYDGRHFARDGIVFVSINYRLGVEGYGLFPDAPANLGLRDQLAALAWVHRSIRAFGGDPDRITLAGQSAGAISVGGLIAAPQAQGLFRRAVLQSGPPEALERDKVRRMVRRMAARLKIPATAEAFAAVDRDLLLRTQAEIGRLSSPVLGGPAFGIVVDGDLVPRDPLSALLDGDVAVGADLLMGWTRDEYRLWLVPGGLLERVDRLGAVALAGAMARCHCGPEVPRGYRALHPEAGPAEIVGQMVTDSLLRRPLRRLADARSGTSYMYEFAWPSRRPGLGACHALELGFVFDTGETPESAKLAGDGAPQELADAMHGAWTRFAATGDPGWEAWNATHPVRIFGESDGESGPQEHHRMLSGDDAVLSGADAEPSGTGGWSYTAHGVRDRELALWVTPSPQAALPEVADDGTSTADPSSAGFSARGTELRSAVRRLRRATGGTRER; from the coding sequence ATGGCGGCAGACCGGACGAACGCTGCGGGCGAGGCCGGGACGGGGCCCGACCCCGCCCGTGCGGCCGATCCCGACGCCCGTCCCCTCGTCAGCACTCCTTACGGGGTCGTACGCGGCAGATACGAGCACGCCGTCGCCGTCTTCCGGGGGATCCCCTTCGCGGCGCCGCCCTTCGGCGTCCGCAGGTTCAGGCCGCCGGCACCGCCCGACCCGTGGAACGGCGTGCGCGACGCGGGCTCCTTCGGTCCGACGCCGCCGAAACCGCCGTACTCCGACGCCTTCGCCCGGTATCTTTCCGACCCCGTCGTGCCGGGCGACGACTGCCTCAACCTCAACGTCTGGACCCCCGAGCCCGGCCCCGGCGCACGGCTGCCCGTCGTTGTATGGCTCCATGGCGGCGCCCTGACCAGGGGCTCTTCTGCGACTCCGGTCTACGACGGGCGCCATTTCGCGCGCGACGGAATCGTTTTCGTATCGATCAACTACCGGTTGGGTGTGGAGGGCTACGGGCTCTTCCCGGACGCCCCCGCCAACCTCGGGCTCCGTGACCAGCTCGCCGCGCTGGCATGGGTCCACCGCTCCATCAGGGCCTTCGGCGGCGACCCCGACAGGATCACCCTCGCGGGACAGTCCGCCGGGGCCATCAGCGTCGGCGGACTGATCGCGGCCCCGCAGGCACAAGGGCTGTTCCGGCGGGCGGTCCTGCAGAGCGGACCACCGGAGGCCCTCGAGCGGGACAAGGTCCGCCGTATGGTGCGACGTATGGCCGCCCGGCTGAAGATCCCCGCCACCGCGGAGGCCTTCGCCGCCGTCGACCGGGACCTGCTGCTGCGCACGCAGGCCGAGATCGGCAGACTCAGCAGCCCGGTCCTGGGAGGCCCCGCCTTCGGTATCGTCGTCGACGGCGATCTGGTGCCGCGTGACCCCCTGTCGGCGCTCCTGGACGGGGACGTCGCCGTCGGCGCCGACCTGCTGATGGGCTGGACGCGCGACGAGTACCGGCTCTGGCTGGTGCCAGGCGGGCTCCTCGAACGGGTCGACCGGCTCGGCGCCGTCGCTCTCGCCGGCGCGATGGCCCGCTGCCACTGCGGCCCTGAGGTGCCGCGCGGCTACCGGGCACTGCACCCCGAGGCCGGCCCCGCCGAGATCGTCGGTCAGATGGTCACGGACAGCCTGCTGCGGCGGCCGCTGCGACGCCTGGCGGACGCCCGCTCCGGGACGTCGTACATGTACGAGTTCGCCTGGCCCTCGCGCCGGCCGGGCCTCGGCGCCTGCCATGCCCTCGAACTGGGCTTCGTCTTCGACACCGGCGAGACACCGGAGTCCGCGAAGCTCGCCGGTGACGGGGCCCCCCAGGAACTCGCCGACGCGATGCACGGGGCGTGGACGCGCTTCGCGGCGACAGGAGATCCCGGGTGGGAGGCGTGGAACGCGACGCATCCGGTACGGATCTTCGGAGAGAGCGACGGCGAAAGCGGGCCGCAGGAGCACCACCGGATGCTGTCCGGGGACGACGCGGTGCTGTCCGGTGCGGACGCGGAGCCGTCCGGGACCGGCGGCTGGTCGTACACCGCACACGGGGTGCGGGACCGTGAGCTGGCGCTGTGGGTGACGCCGTCCCCTCAGGCCGCCCTCCCCGAGGTGGCGGACGACGGGACGTCCACGGCGGACCCGTCGTCGGCCGGCTTCTCCGCACGCGGCACGGAGCTGAGGTCGGCGGTGCGCCGACTGCGCCGGGCCACCGGTGGGACGCGGGAACGCTGA
- the mmuM gene encoding homocysteine S-methyltransferase — MTSDTPAPRAESTLATALAAGTVVLDGGMSNQLESAGHDLSDELWSARLLAEHPEAITEAHLAYFAAGANVAITSSYQATFEGFAKRGIAHEEAARLLTLSVELARDAARRARARGVAHPLWVAASVGPYGAMLADGSEYRGRYGLSVADLERFHRPRLEVLAAAAPDVLALETVPDADEAEALLRAVRGLGVPAWLSYSIDGDRTRAGQPLEEAFAPAAEADEVIAVGVNCCVPGDVDAAVATAARVTGKPVVVYPNSGEAWDATARAWVGRSTFAPEQVLAWQQAGARLIGGCCRVGPEAVASIARTLTSA; from the coding sequence ATGACCAGCGACACCCCTGCCCCCCGCGCGGAGTCCACCCTCGCCACCGCTCTCGCCGCCGGCACCGTCGTCCTCGACGGCGGCATGTCGAACCAGCTGGAGTCCGCCGGGCACGATCTCAGCGACGAACTGTGGTCGGCGCGACTCCTGGCGGAGCACCCGGAGGCGATCACCGAGGCGCACCTCGCCTACTTCGCGGCCGGCGCGAACGTGGCGATCACCTCCAGTTACCAGGCCACGTTCGAGGGCTTCGCCAAACGGGGGATCGCGCACGAGGAAGCGGCCCGGCTGCTCACGCTGAGCGTGGAGCTGGCCCGGGACGCGGCTCGGCGTGCCCGGGCCCGGGGGGTCGCCCATCCGCTGTGGGTGGCCGCTTCGGTCGGCCCGTACGGCGCGATGCTGGCGGACGGTTCCGAGTACCGAGGCCGTTACGGACTGAGCGTCGCGGATCTGGAACGTTTCCACCGGCCGCGTCTGGAGGTTCTGGCCGCCGCGGCACCTGACGTACTCGCTCTCGAAACGGTTCCCGACGCCGACGAGGCCGAAGCGCTGTTGCGCGCGGTACGCGGGCTCGGCGTGCCCGCCTGGCTGTCCTACTCCATCGACGGTGACCGTACGCGGGCCGGGCAGCCGTTGGAGGAGGCGTTCGCGCCGGCCGCCGAGGCGGACGAGGTGATAGCGGTCGGCGTGAACTGCTGCGTCCCCGGGGACGTCGACGCCGCCGTGGCGACGGCGGCACGCGTGACGGGTAAGCCGGTCGTCGTGTATCCGAACAGCGGTGAGGCCTGGGACGCCACCGCACGCGCCTGGGTCGGACGCTCCACCTTCGCCCCCGAGCAGGTCCTGGCCTGGCAGCAGGCCGGGGCCCGGCTGATCGGAGGCTGCTGCCGGGTCGGCCCGGAAGCGGTCGCCTCCATCGCCCGGACACTGACCTCCGCTTAG
- a CDS encoding autotransporter-associated beta strand repeat-containing protein, with protein sequence MRSPFLTSAAALGVLAAVASVLVAAPPAVAAGPRDVTADVLADRDVNLTGDTVVNVPAGTTTYDGAFRGQGTLTVRGGGTLVLTRDSDFTLPASRRRQVVRTQGGNHPYTTVSNPDPPAITVARGATLQYGTGKGTGLIGHFPYDTPGYRLNELNVRVDGTLRLSLTRTFNIGTISGSGLVTQPRNMWGTLDLAGTHPFSGVIDNGTGVAVGRPEFPVSLPAARAIVNQGSWIIDTPLNQTITLRQNFYQREYGSDVNVHTRPGSKVILTGQYSYSDQGGDAAPSLSDPHINWRPVPHQLNKRGTNIEGANVQWGDGTTHQIFMPGTKDTVYINMHEASGRRSLLTFDYNGPVTLGAPIGGGKYHDTLAAPGAGDVVIAGTKGNDVTFAADQHYDGSTTVQKGAVLRLGSAQGDGSLLTGTDRRRIVNDGTLVVRNTKKAISLSRLGGSGSLVQSGPATTTLTGPAVTYTGTTTIKQGTLALEGGASLANSRAVRLTSAAARLDTGGSPLRVTSALSGTGTVKGAVTNEGVVTGGLTVTAGYTQTDKGQLVLTGTPLKAGGTVSLQGGLDLSAAGAAAEANATDSASPQIDGDSPPPSTAPRAAPLREIRVLEHTGNGPIAGTFDGLREGAEVKLADTVYRISYKGGDGNDVVLIGTAASASAGARGQASSEGVKADTRGTGAAEGGAFGWWPYVLAAGLLGALLFPATRRTRGRGRRRGGRRPVHGR encoded by the coding sequence GTGCGCAGCCCTTTCCTCACCTCAGCAGCGGCCCTCGGCGTCCTCGCGGCGGTCGCGTCCGTCCTGGTGGCCGCTCCCCCCGCCGTGGCCGCCGGCCCCCGGGACGTCACCGCCGACGTCCTCGCCGACCGGGACGTGAACCTCACCGGCGACACCGTGGTCAACGTGCCCGCCGGGACAACGACGTACGACGGCGCTTTCCGCGGCCAGGGAACACTCACCGTACGGGGCGGCGGAACGCTCGTCCTGACCAGGGACAGTGACTTCACCCTGCCCGCTTCCCGCCGTAGGCAGGTGGTGCGCACCCAGGGCGGAAACCACCCGTACACGACGGTCAGCAACCCCGACCCGCCGGCGATCACCGTCGCACGCGGGGCGACCCTGCAGTACGGGACCGGCAAAGGCACGGGACTGATCGGGCACTTCCCCTACGACACGCCGGGCTATCGGCTCAACGAGCTCAACGTCCGCGTCGACGGCACGCTCCGGCTGTCGTTGACCCGCACGTTCAACATCGGCACGATCAGCGGGTCGGGTCTGGTCACCCAGCCCCGGAACATGTGGGGCACGCTCGACCTGGCGGGCACCCACCCCTTCTCCGGAGTCATCGACAACGGTACCGGCGTCGCGGTGGGCCGCCCCGAATTCCCGGTCTCGCTGCCCGCCGCCCGAGCGATCGTCAACCAGGGCTCCTGGATCATCGACACCCCGCTGAACCAGACGATCACTCTGCGTCAGAACTTCTACCAGCGGGAGTACGGCAGCGACGTCAACGTCCACACCCGGCCCGGCAGCAAGGTCATCCTCACCGGGCAGTACAGCTACAGCGACCAGGGCGGCGACGCCGCCCCCTCGCTCAGCGACCCGCACATCAACTGGCGTCCGGTGCCCCACCAGTTGAACAAGCGCGGCACCAACATCGAAGGCGCGAACGTCCAGTGGGGCGACGGCACCACGCACCAGATCTTCATGCCGGGAACAAAAGACACCGTGTACATCAACATGCACGAGGCCAGCGGACGGCGGTCCCTGCTGACGTTCGACTACAACGGCCCGGTCACTCTCGGGGCGCCGATCGGCGGCGGCAAGTACCACGACACCCTGGCCGCACCCGGTGCCGGTGATGTCGTCATCGCGGGAACCAAGGGAAACGACGTCACGTTCGCCGCCGACCAGCACTACGACGGTTCGACGACGGTGCAGAAGGGCGCGGTGCTGAGACTGGGGTCGGCCCAGGGGGACGGCTCGCTGCTCACCGGCACGGACCGGCGTCGCATCGTGAACGACGGCACCCTCGTCGTGCGCAACACGAAGAAAGCGATCTCGCTGTCCCGGCTCGGCGGCAGCGGCTCGCTCGTCCAGTCAGGGCCCGCGACGACGACCCTCACGGGCCCCGCGGTGACGTACACGGGGACGACGACGATCAAGCAGGGAACGCTCGCGCTCGAGGGCGGGGCAAGCCTCGCCAACAGCAGGGCGGTGCGGCTGACGTCAGCCGCGGCGCGTCTGGACACCGGCGGCTCGCCGCTGCGGGTGACGAGCGCCCTCAGCGGTACGGGCACCGTGAAGGGGGCCGTGACGAACGAGGGCGTCGTCACGGGCGGGCTGACGGTGACCGCCGGCTACACGCAGACCGACAAGGGGCAACTGGTGCTCACGGGGACCCCGTTGAAGGCCGGGGGCACGGTGAGTCTGCAGGGCGGCCTCGATCTGTCGGCCGCGGGAGCAGCCGCCGAGGCGAACGCCACCGACTCCGCTTCCCCGCAGATCGACGGCGATTCCCCGCCGCCGTCCACCGCACCCCGTGCAGCCCCGCTCCGTGAGATCCGCGTCCTGGAACACACCGGTAACGGGCCGATCGCGGGCACGTTCGACGGGCTGCGCGAGGGCGCCGAGGTGAAACTCGCCGACACCGTGTACCGGATCAGCTACAAGGGCGGGGACGGAAACGACGTCGTGCTGATCGGGACGGCCGCGAGCGCCTCGGCGGGTGCGCGCGGACAGGCTTCGTCGGAAGGCGTGAAGGCGGACACACGAGGTACCGGAGCCGCCGAGGGCGGCGCGTTCGGCTGGTGGCCGTACGTGCTGGCAGCGGGCCTGCTCGGTGCACTGCTGTTCCCGGCGACCAGGCGCACGCGAGGCAGGGGACGCCGTCGGGGCGGGCGGCGCCCGGTCCACGGGCGGTGA
- a CDS encoding RICIN domain-containing protein encodes MRRAYATLLALCLALIGALASAGPAQAAPVSIANGTQFKDTSGNPLHAHGGGILKVGSYYYWFGEDRNADNTFRYVDAYRSTDLKNWEFRNHVLTQSSASELATANIERPKVVYNASTGKFVMWMHKENGTDYSEARAAVAVSDTVDGDYAWQGSFRPLGQHMSRDITLFVDSDGAGYMVSAARENYDLQIYRLTADYTGIASLVADPWHNGHREAPALFKRNGVYFMLTSGATGWNPNQQQYATATSLAGPWTAMANVGDATTYGSQTAYVLPVQGSSGTSYLYLGDRWGDSFGGTVNDSRYVWLPLAFPTSTSLSMSWTPEVTVDTATGTVTGTSAGYNTLVARHSGRCADVTSQSLWAGAQIKQYDCNGGNNQKYWFKSVGSGYYQLVVRSSSLCVRENAGTVSQEDCNSSATAQQWSLTTSGSYVNITSRASGKCLDVNGASTANSAAIITYTCNGGTNQQWTRGS; translated from the coding sequence ATGAGACGTGCGTACGCGACCCTGCTCGCCCTCTGTCTGGCGCTGATCGGCGCTCTCGCCTCGGCGGGACCCGCCCAGGCGGCGCCCGTGTCGATCGCCAACGGCACGCAGTTCAAGGACACCTCGGGCAATCCCCTGCACGCTCATGGCGGCGGGATCCTCAAAGTCGGCTCCTACTACTACTGGTTCGGCGAGGACCGTAACGCCGACAACACGTTCCGGTACGTGGACGCCTACCGTTCCACCGACCTGAAGAACTGGGAGTTCCGCAACCACGTGCTGACCCAGTCGAGCGCGTCCGAACTGGCCACCGCCAACATCGAACGTCCGAAGGTGGTCTACAACGCCTCCACCGGCAAGTTCGTGATGTGGATGCACAAGGAGAACGGGACGGACTACAGCGAGGCGCGTGCCGCCGTCGCCGTGTCGGACACCGTCGACGGCGACTACGCCTGGCAGGGCAGTTTCCGGCCGCTCGGCCAGCACATGTCGCGCGACATCACGCTCTTCGTGGACAGCGACGGCGCCGGGTACATGGTCTCTGCTGCGCGCGAGAACTACGACCTGCAGATCTACCGGCTGACCGCCGACTACACCGGTATCGCAAGCCTTGTCGCCGACCCCTGGCACAACGGCCACCGCGAGGCGCCGGCGCTGTTCAAGCGGAACGGCGTCTACTTCATGCTCACCTCGGGCGCCACCGGCTGGAACCCCAACCAGCAGCAGTACGCCACGGCCACCTCACTCGCCGGCCCCTGGACGGCCATGGCGAACGTCGGCGACGCGACGACGTACGGCTCGCAGACCGCGTACGTCCTTCCCGTCCAGGGGAGCTCGGGTACCTCCTACCTGTATCTGGGCGACCGGTGGGGCGACTCCTTCGGCGGCACCGTCAACGACTCCCGCTACGTCTGGCTGCCGCTGGCCTTCCCCACGTCCACCTCGCTGTCGATGTCATGGACCCCCGAGGTGACGGTCGACACCGCCACCGGGACGGTCACGGGCACGAGCGCCGGCTACAACACGCTCGTCGCCCGGCACAGCGGCAGGTGTGCGGACGTCACCAGCCAGTCGCTCTGGGCGGGAGCCCAGATCAAGCAGTACGACTGCAACGGCGGCAACAACCAGAAATACTGGTTCAAGTCGGTCGGAAGCGGTTACTACCAGTTGGTCGTCCGCAGCAGTTCCCTGTGCGTGCGGGAGAACGCGGGCACGGTGAGCCAGGAGGACTGCAACTCCTCGGCCACCGCTCAGCAGTGGTCGCTGACGACCTCGGGCAGCTACGTGAACATCACGTCGCGCGCGAGCGGAAAATGCCTGGACGTGAACGGCGCGTCCACCGCCAACTCCGCCGCGATCATCACGTACACATGCAACGGAGGTACCAACCAGCAGTGGACACGCGGTTCTTGA
- a CDS encoding rhamnogalacturonan lyase B N-terminal domain-containing protein — protein sequence MSGSANHPVRRRTFVLGAAAAAGSAALAGPLAVPAAAAAFGYTDDGSHYVVDTGAALVFKVSKTTGDLTSLVYRGTEYQGYGGMNSHIESGLGSSTVTIARSGSTILISVTHGTLRHYYAARSGENNVYLWTDKADTSVSATRYIVRVKPGLFLNDEPDSYTYTTSTIEASDVFAKSDGQTRSKHYSKRRVMDYDYIGWSAGGVGLWIVRSNHEKASGGPFYRSLLRHQSADGGGLYEILYYGQNQTEAQRFGLQGPYVIAFTDGGAPSSSLFPGTLTTSWADSLGIAGYVGAGGRGRVAGVGITGRNTAHAYTVGLANPTAQYWGSARASDGYFSITGVLPGTYTLTVHKSELAVYTTQVTVSAGATTTLNSFAVPSSNDPSNASAIWRINDWTGTPSGFKNADLMTYAHPSDVRASAWTGNVVIGSGTETSAFPCYLWKDVNSGLLVYFKLTAAQAAAAHTLRIGVTTAYANGRPQVVVNDAWTSAVPSPPTQPSTRSLTNGSYRGNNHTFTYNVPASAWLTDTGQYNVLKINVVSGSGTTSYLSAGTSIDAIDLLV from the coding sequence ATGTCCGGATCCGCGAACCACCCGGTCCGACGCCGCACCTTCGTCCTCGGAGCCGCGGCCGCCGCCGGCTCCGCCGCCCTCGCCGGGCCGCTCGCCGTCCCGGCCGCCGCAGCGGCCTTCGGCTACACCGACGACGGCTCGCACTACGTCGTCGACACCGGCGCCGCCCTCGTCTTCAAGGTCAGCAAGACGACCGGCGACCTGACCTCCCTGGTCTACCGGGGCACCGAGTATCAGGGCTACGGCGGCATGAACTCGCACATCGAGTCGGGCCTCGGCAGCTCCACCGTGACGATCGCGCGGTCCGGCTCGACGATTCTGATCTCCGTCACGCACGGCACGCTCCGGCACTACTACGCGGCTCGCAGCGGCGAGAACAACGTCTACCTGTGGACCGACAAGGCGGACACGTCCGTTTCGGCGACCCGTTACATCGTGCGGGTCAAGCCAGGCCTGTTCCTCAACGACGAGCCGGACTCGTACACGTACACGACCAGCACCATCGAGGCCTCCGACGTCTTCGCGAAGTCCGACGGCCAGACCCGCTCCAAGCACTACTCCAAACGGCGCGTCATGGACTACGACTACATCGGCTGGTCCGCCGGCGGGGTCGGCCTGTGGATCGTGCGCAGCAACCACGAGAAAGCCTCCGGAGGCCCTTTCTACCGCTCTCTCCTGCGTCATCAGAGCGCCGACGGCGGCGGCCTGTACGAGATCCTCTACTACGGCCAGAACCAGACGGAGGCGCAGCGTTTCGGTCTCCAGGGCCCCTACGTGATCGCCTTCACGGACGGCGGCGCCCCCTCCTCCTCGCTGTTCCCGGGAACGCTGACCACCTCGTGGGCGGACTCGCTCGGCATCGCCGGGTACGTCGGCGCCGGCGGTCGCGGCCGGGTCGCGGGGGTGGGCATCACAGGGCGGAACACCGCCCACGCCTACACGGTCGGCCTGGCCAACCCGACGGCGCAGTACTGGGGTTCGGCGCGAGCGTCCGACGGCTACTTCTCGATCACCGGGGTACTCCCCGGGACGTACACACTCACCGTCCACAAGAGCGAGCTGGCCGTGTACACCACGCAGGTGACGGTGAGCGCGGGCGCGACGACCACACTGAACTCGTTCGCCGTCCCGTCCTCGAACGATCCGAGCAACGCGAGCGCGATCTGGCGGATCAACGACTGGACCGGCACACCGAGCGGCTTCAAGAACGCCGACCTCATGACGTACGCGCACCCGTCGGACGTCCGCGCCTCCGCGTGGACCGGCAACGTCGTCATCGGCAGCGGCACCGAGACGTCGGCGTTCCCCTGCTACCTCTGGAAGGACGTCAACAGCGGCCTGCTCGTGTACTTCAAGCTGACCGCCGCCCAGGCCGCCGCCGCACACACCCTGCGCATCGGCGTGACGACGGCCTACGCCAACGGCCGGCCGCAGGTCGTCGTGAACGACGCCTGGACCTCCGCCGTGCCGTCCCCGCCCACCCAGCCGAGCACCCGGTCCCTGACGAACGGGTCCTACCGGGGCAACAACCACACGTTCACCTACAACGTCCCCGCGAGCGCCTGGCTCACGGACACCGGCCAGTACAACGTGCTGAAGATCAACGTGGTGAGCGGGTCCGGGACGACGTCCTATCTGAGCGCGGGCACATCGATCGACGCGATCGACCTGCTGGTGTGA
- a CDS encoding rhamnogalacturonan acetylesterase encodes MRRFNTAVLAALTLAAGLTAVPAAHAHGGRAPLGIDNCTATACHFDLAPGVYDVKVVLGGSVASGTSVTGETRRALLPETAVPAGERVVRGFTVDVRTPEGEPTGPAGTAGLDLVLGGSAPALADIRVTPARHARQIFLVGDSTVCDQPAEPYTGWGQQLPQYLRQGVSVANYADSGESTVTYLGNPQLWDTVRPLIRHGDLVLVQLAHNDKTTDEATYRANLETLVAGVREKGGRPVLVTPIVRRWFNTDGTLNNGTALLVNGLGVDHPAVIRSVAAAQHVPLIDLTARTKTVVESLGVEGSKALYLYNEKRDNTHTSVHGATVYAGLVRDELLARHLVPKGSVRVG; translated from the coding sequence GTGAGACGTTTCAACACCGCCGTGCTGGCGGCGCTGACCTTGGCCGCCGGCCTGACGGCCGTGCCGGCCGCCCATGCCCACGGCGGTCGCGCCCCCCTCGGCATCGACAACTGCACCGCCACCGCCTGCCACTTCGACCTCGCACCGGGCGTCTATGACGTGAAGGTCGTTCTCGGCGGCAGCGTCGCGTCCGGCACCAGCGTCACCGGGGAGACCCGGCGAGCCCTGCTTCCCGAGACCGCCGTCCCCGCGGGCGAACGCGTCGTCCGCGGCTTCACCGTCGACGTCCGCACCCCCGAGGGGGAGCCCACGGGCCCCGCGGGAACCGCCGGCCTGGACCTGGTCCTCGGCGGGTCCGCTCCGGCACTGGCGGACATCCGGGTCACCCCCGCCCGCCACGCCCGGCAGATCTTCCTCGTCGGCGACTCCACCGTCTGCGACCAGCCTGCCGAGCCGTACACGGGATGGGGCCAGCAACTGCCTCAGTATCTGCGGCAAGGCGTTTCCGTCGCCAACTACGCGGACTCGGGGGAGAGTACGGTCACCTATCTGGGGAACCCGCAGCTCTGGGACACGGTCCGGCCGCTGATCCGCCACGGCGACCTCGTCCTGGTGCAGCTCGCCCACAACGACAAGACGACCGACGAGGCGACGTACCGCGCGAACCTCGAGACACTGGTGGCGGGAGTGAGGGAGAAGGGCGGTCGGCCGGTCCTGGTGACCCCCATCGTGCGCCGCTGGTTCAACACCGACGGCACGTTGAACAACGGAACAGCTCTGCTGGTCAACGGACTCGGCGTCGACCACCCCGCGGTCATCCGCTCGGTCGCCGCCGCACAGCACGTCCCGCTGATCGACCTCACCGCCAGGACCAAGACGGTGGTGGAGTCCCTCGGCGTCGAGGGCTCCAAGGCGCTCTACCTGTACAACGAGAAACGGGACAACACGCACACCTCCGTGCACGGGGCCACCGTCTACGCGGGCCTGGTGCGCGACGAACTCCTCGCCCGGCATCTGGTGCCGAAGGGCTCCGTGCGGGTGGGATGA
- a CDS encoding DUF2264 domain-containing protein — protein sequence MHLPPPDLARSPRTGYTRAHWETAADALLAAVEPYATEDRALYHFPGSRQSWSGRLSDGLEGYARTLLLAAFRRDETALERYASGLAAGVRGVWPRIEDRGQPLVEAASIALALRLTRPMLWDRLDDSTRQRTAAWLGDALTAEPWPCNWELFPVTVGGFLESVGHEPEASRKAIDRGLERIEQWYVGDGWYTDGPGRAFDYYNGWAMHLYPVLHAWLADDSDLSARYGDRLTTHLADYARLFGGDGAPMHQGRSLTYRFATTAPLWLGALTGHTPLAPGETRRLASGALRYFLERDAVDAHGLLTLGWHGPDESVLQGYSGPASPYWASKGFLGLLLPPEHEVWTAQEEAGPAEREDAVTPLAAPNWLIQSTGSDGLVRLHNHGSEDVRYDPYYTRFAYSTVTRPLGSPPDNAVTVGGDPHREGIVPLGTGQGWAASRHLRSSGVEVTSLVVADGAVEVRAHLVAGAAPGTEVLLTGWATTKGGAERAELLPVHGLTGHVASAGVVDEALAGVVDEGPATLFVALARLTAEPDPLPLQDLAAVEVRRTPAADDAHGAYDLSVRWRTGPERRFRFLAPAAGPTEVADADGARENAAPDEVATSSGASTASAGVPVSHERSAAPSWSVKPR from the coding sequence ATGCACCTGCCCCCGCCCGACCTCGCCCGCAGCCCCCGCACGGGATACACCCGCGCCCACTGGGAGACGGCAGCCGACGCCCTGCTCGCCGCGGTGGAGCCGTACGCCACCGAAGATCGCGCTCTCTACCACTTCCCCGGCAGCCGGCAGAGCTGGTCCGGCCGGCTCTCCGACGGCCTGGAGGGATACGCGCGCACGTTGCTGCTCGCCGCGTTCCGCCGGGACGAGACCGCGCTGGAACGTTACGCGAGCGGTCTAGCGGCCGGCGTCCGCGGCGTCTGGCCCCGCATCGAGGACCGTGGGCAGCCCCTCGTCGAGGCCGCGTCCATCGCCCTCGCGCTGCGGCTGACCCGCCCGATGCTCTGGGACCGGCTCGACGACTCCACTCGGCAACGCACGGCGGCCTGGCTCGGTGACGCTCTCACCGCGGAACCCTGGCCCTGCAACTGGGAGCTGTTTCCCGTCACGGTAGGCGGTTTCCTGGAGTCGGTCGGCCATGAGCCGGAGGCTTCCCGCAAGGCGATCGACCGAGGCCTCGAGCGCATCGAGCAGTGGTATGTCGGCGACGGCTGGTACACCGACGGCCCCGGCCGGGCCTTCGACTACTACAACGGCTGGGCCATGCACCTCTACCCGGTCCTGCACGCCTGGCTGGCCGACGACAGCGACCTGTCGGCCCGCTACGGAGACCGGCTGACGACGCATCTCGCCGACTACGCCCGCCTGTTCGGCGGCGACGGCGCCCCGATGCACCAGGGGCGCTCCCTCACCTACCGCTTCGCCACCACCGCGCCCCTGTGGCTGGGCGCGCTGACCGGCCACACTCCGCTGGCCCCCGGCGAGACCCGCCGCCTCGCCTCAGGGGCGCTCAGGTACTTCCTGGAACGGGACGCGGTCGACGCACACGGACTGCTGACCCTCGGCTGGCACGGTCCCGACGAGTCGGTCCTGCAGGGCTACTCGGGCCCGGCTTCCCCCTACTGGGCGAGCAAGGGTTTCCTCGGCCTGCTCCTGCCGCCGGAACACGAGGTGTGGACGGCTCAGGAGGAAGCGGGGCCGGCCGAACGGGAAGACGCGGTCACACCGCTTGCCGCACCCAACTGGCTCATTCAGTCGACCGGTTCGGACGGGCTGGTCCGGCTGCACAACCACGGCAGCGAGGACGTCCGTTACGACCCCTACTACACGCGTTTCGCGTACTCCACCGTCACCAGGCCGCTGGGCTCGCCGCCGGACAACGCCGTCACGGTCGGCGGCGACCCGCACCGGGAGGGCATCGTCCCGCTCGGGACGGGACAGGGCTGGGCGGCTTCCCGGCACCTGCGGAGCTCCGGCGTCGAGGTCACGAGCCTGGTGGTCGCCGACGGCGCCGTGGAGGTGCGCGCCCATCTGGTCGCGGGCGCCGCCCCGGGCACGGAAGTCCTCCTCACGGGCTGGGCCACGACGAAGGGCGGGGCGGAGCGGGCCGAACTGCTGCCCGTGCACGGGCTCACGGGGCACGTGGCGTCGGCGGGCGTGGTGGACGAGGCTCTGGCGGGCGTGGTGGACGAGGGCCCCGCGACGCTGTTCGTCGCGCTGGCCCGGCTCACCGCGGAGCCCGACCCGCTGCCACTCCAGGACCTCGCGGCCGTAGAGGTGCGCAGGACGCCGGCCGCCGACGACGCTCACGGGGCGTACGACCTGAGCGTCCGCTGGCGGACAGGTCCGGAGCGCCGCTTCCGCTTCCTGGCGCCCGCGGCCGGCCCCACCGAGGTGGCCGATGCCGACGGCGCGCGCGAGAACGCCGCGCCGGACGAGGTCGCGACCTCGTCGGGTGCATCCACGGCTTCCGCAGGGGTCCCGGTGTCACACGAGCGATCCGCAGCGCCGTCGTGGTCGGTGAAGCCCCGGTGA